The DNA sequence GAGGAGCGGGCGACCGTCCACGATTACCATCTCCACATTCTGGGGGCCCGCACAGTACACGATGCCGGCGTAAAGGTCATGCAGGGGCCAGCTACCCGGGACCCGCAGGTCGAGCACCACCAGGTCCGCCCTCATCCCCGGCTCCAGCCTCCCCAGCTCGTGCTCCCGGCCGACGGCCCGGGCTCCCCCGGCGGTGGCCATCTCCAGCACCCGGTAGGCGTCGGGCCGGGTGGGATCACCGGAAATGCCGCGCGGCATCAATGCCGCCAGGCGCATGGCGGCGAACATGTCCAGCGTCCCCGCGCTCGCGGCCCCATCGGTGCCCAGGGCCACGGGCACCCCGGCCTCCAGCATCTCCACCACGGGGGCAACTCCCGCCCCCAGCTTCAGGTTGCTGACGGGGCAGTGGACGCAGGCGCCCTGCAACGAAGCCAGCATCCGGACTTCGTCCTCATCCAGGTGCACACAGTGGGCGGCGAGCAACCTGTCGTCGAGCAGGCCGGCGGCGCGGATGAGCTCGGGCGGCCTCCTGCCGTACCGCGCCAGGCAGGCATCCACCTCTCCCCGGGTCTCGGCCAGGTGGATGTGCACGCCCAGGCCGGTTTCCCGCGCCAGCCGGTGCACCCGGGCCAGGAATTCCGGCGGGCAGGTATGGGGAGCGTGAGGGCCCAGCATGGCGGTGATACGGCCTCCCGCCCCGCCATGCCAGCGCGCCGCGAACCCCCGGGCGGCCTCCAGCAGTTGCTCTGCCCCCTCGCGGGCGGGCACCAGCCCGGGCGCAAGGGCAGCCCGCATCCCCGACTCCCGCACCGCCTGCGCCACTTCGTCCATGTGGAAGTACATGTCCGCAAAGGTCGTGGTACCGGACAAGATCATCTCGGCGATGGCCAGCAGGGTTCCCCAGTACACGTCCTCCGGCGTGAGACGGCCCTCTGCGGGCCATATCCTGTCCCGCAGCCACCGGTCCAGGGGCAGGTCTTCCGCGTACCCCCGGAAAAGGGACATGGCGGCGTGGGTATGGGCGTTGACCAGCCCCGGGATGACCACCTTCTCCGCCGCCTCGAGCACGCGGGTGCCCGGGCCCCACTGCCGGGGGACCCGGCTCCGGGGCCCCACCGACGCGATGCCGGGACCTTCGATCACGATCTCCCCATCGGGGATGATGCCAGCCCGCCCCGCCATGGTGACCACCGTGGCGCCGGTGATCACCAAACGCTCCTCTGCCACCCCACCACCGGGCGCCAGCACAGCTACCCCTCCACTGCCGGGCCCGCGGCCCGGCCGCACCGGCAGTGGCGCACGGGGGGGACCATCTCCACCGCCCGCTCGAGCAGGGCCCGCAGGCGGGCTGTGTTGGCCGCCATCACCTGGAGGACCTCCTCGTGGGTGAGAGGGGTAGGGGAAATGCCGGCGGCGAAGTTGGTCACCGCGGCCACCAGGGCGTAGCAGAGGTTGGCCTCCCGGGCCAGCACCACCTCGGGCACATTGGTCATCCCCACCAGGTCCCCTCCCAGGATGCGGAAGGCCCTGATCTCCGCGGGCGTCTCGAAGCGGGGGCCTTCGGTGCAGACGTAGACGCCCCCCTCGTGGGCGGCTATCTCCAGCTCCCGGGCAGCCCGGGCCAGACTCGCCCTCAGTTCGGGGCAGTACGGCTCGGTGAAGTCTACGTGCACGACGCCGGCCTCACCCCCTTCGAAGAAGGTGGACTCCCGGCGCCGGGTGAAATCGACGAACTGGTCCACCAGCACGAATTCCCCCGGTTTCATCTCCGGATTGAGCGATCCCACGGCGGCAGTGGCCAGCACCCGCTCAAAGCCCAGGTCCCGCAGGGCCCGGATGTTGGCCCGGTAGTTGACCCGGTGCGGGGGCAGGGAATGATGGGGCCCGTGCCGGGTCAGGAATCCCACCTCGATTCCCCTGAACCTTCCCAGGCTCACCCGCGCCTCTCCGTAAGGGGTGGTGACCGTCGTCTCCTCCCGGCCCTCCAGCAGGCCGGGATCGTACACCCCCGTCCCTCCGATGATGGCAACCCGCACCTCCAACGCCCCCCAGTGCCCCGCTTTCGCCGCTCAGAATGGGGGCCCGGGTGCCCCCGGGCCCCTCTCGCGCCCTTACAGAAACATGGCGAGCAGGATGAGCACCACCAGCGGAGCCAGTCCGCCCACGATGCCCAGCTTGCCCACCACCGCCAGGTTGCCGAACTGGGCGAAACCGGCGGCAAATGCCGACGCCCGGTACACCTCTATGGACAGGTAGTTCCCCACCACCAGCGCCACCAGCCCTCCCAGCCAGAGCAGGGCGGTGCGCGCCCCCGGGGCCCTGCGGCCCACATCCTCCTCCGGCATGATATCCGTCCAGAGCAGACCCCAGCGCTTGACGCGTGGGTAGAGGATATACAGCAGGATGGGGCCCAGGATGATGGCGGCGAGGAAGTTGTTCACGGTGATGATGTTGCCCAGCACGGCAAAGGGCAGCATCTTGAGGACCTCCAGGCCCCAGGCGATGATCACCGCGCATACCGTGCTGGCCAGGAAGGCAACCAGGGCGAACTCCAGCACCTGCCGACCCCGGCGGGAGCGCATGTCGGGCTCGACGCCGGAGGACAGGACGCCCATGTGTCCCCAGATGGCATAGGGAACCAGGCCGAAGAAGAAGTTGCCGATGAACCCAAAGAAGCTGCCCGGTCCCAGGGTGCCGAACAGGTCACCGATCAGGTTCCCGATGGCAGACCCCCAGGCGGCCGCGGGACCGAACAGGAGTGAGAACACCACCGGCACCACGTTGGCAGGCCGCACTTCGGTGATCCCGGGAATGAGCGGGATACCCTTGAAGGGGATCAGGATGGCCGCGTACACCGCCGCAGTAAGGGCCACCAGCACTACCATCTTGGTGCTCCGCCACATGGTGATCAGCTCTCTCACGCCACACCCTCCTCTCCACCCGCATGGCGGGTTTCCTCAGAGCCGCCACGAACGCAGATACTCCGCCTGTTCCCCGGTCAGGCCGTCGATGCTCACCCCCCATCCCGCCAGCCACAACC is a window from the Bacillota bacterium genome containing:
- a CDS encoding QueT transporter family protein: MRELITMWRSTKMVVLVALTAAVYAAILIPFKGIPLIPGITEVRPANVVPVVFSLLFGPAAAWGSAIGNLIGDLFGTLGPGSFFGFIGNFFFGLVPYAIWGHMGVLSSGVEPDMRSRRGRQVLEFALVAFLASTVCAVIIAWGLEVLKMLPFAVLGNIITVNNFLAAIILGPILLYILYPRVKRWGLLWTDIMPEEDVGRRAPGARTALLWLGGLVALVVGNYLSIEVYRASAFAAGFAQFGNLAVVGKLGIVGGLAPLVVLILLAMFL
- a CDS encoding amidohydrolase, with the protein product MLAPGGGVAEERLVITGATVVTMAGRAGIIPDGEIVIEGPGIASVGPRSRVPRQWGPGTRVLEAAEKVVIPGLVNAHTHAAMSLFRGYAEDLPLDRWLRDRIWPAEGRLTPEDVYWGTLLAIAEMILSGTTTFADMYFHMDEVAQAVRESGMRAALAPGLVPAREGAEQLLEAARGFAARWHGGAGGRITAMLGPHAPHTCPPEFLARVHRLARETGLGVHIHLAETRGEVDACLARYGRRPPELIRAAGLLDDRLLAAHCVHLDEDEVRMLASLQGACVHCPVSNLKLGAGVAPVVEMLEAGVPVALGTDGAASAGTLDMFAAMRLAALMPRGISGDPTRPDAYRVLEMATAGGARAVGREHELGRLEPGMRADLVVLDLRVPGSWPLHDLYAGIVYCAGPQNVEMVIVDGRPLLLERRLLTVDVHRVMAECEARASHFSP
- the mtnP gene encoding S-methyl-5'-thioadenosine phosphorylase; amino-acid sequence: MEVRVAIIGGTGVYDPGLLEGREETTVTTPYGEARVSLGRFRGIEVGFLTRHGPHHSLPPHRVNYRANIRALRDLGFERVLATAAVGSLNPEMKPGEFVLVDQFVDFTRRRESTFFEGGEAGVVHVDFTEPYCPELRASLARAARELEIAAHEGGVYVCTEGPRFETPAEIRAFRILGGDLVGMTNVPEVVLAREANLCYALVAAVTNFAAGISPTPLTHEEVLQVMAANTARLRALLERAVEMVPPVRHCRCGRAAGPAVEG